The window CACCTCGGTGAACTAATCTCTCTTACTATGTGCTTGACCCAGTGTTTTCCGGCGTGCGGTCCTTCAAGGGCGGGCACGTTGGCTTGAAGCCAGGCCTCGGGATCTTTGCCGAAGCGTTTGGGCAGTTGGATTGCCTCGGCTCCGACAGCCTTTTTCAGTAGGTCGAACCGGGGTTCCGAGTGTACCACGTATCTGTCCAGCTCATCATTAGCCCGTACCGCTAACAGGCGTCCCATCCGTTCCGCACCGGCCGGGCTCCAACGCGCCCCAATCCGCTTTGTTCGCCTGGCGATGGTGTGACGGACCTGGCCCTCGATCGCACCTAAACGGTCTCCCTCCGGCAAGGCGGCGATACCTTGCCAGTTAGCCAGGAGATACTCCTTAAGCCGCATGATCCCGTTACGGCGTGCACCCCGGTTGACCCGAATCGCCTGATCCAAGGCGGAAACTACCGCATCTTGGTTTAGCTCGGCTAACCCTTCGGTGACAGTTTCATAGACGTTGCTGCTGTAACTTAAAGCCTCGGTTAAACGCCGGCGCAGGTGGAAGGGGTCAAGGTGGTAAGTCGCCCCGGGGAACATCTCCAGGCCTTGTTTGATCCACTCGGCGCCGTCCCCACCAATGCGGATCCGCTCTACCCTGCTAAGGTCCCACTTGTGGCCGAAGGCCGCCCCGGTGTCTTCCCAAGCCACCCGGCTGCCCCTGGCGGTGGCCACCGTGTAACGGTTCACCAGTTTCCGGGTCTTTTGTTCCCTGCCCTCGTAGCCGATAAACAGCTTGATCTCACCAAACGCCTTGGGCGACCGCTGCAAGGGTATTACTACACCATCGGCTTCAATGGATAACTCCCGAACCTCCTTGCCGCCTTCAGGAACCACACCGTCTTCAAAGACGGCCTCGCGTAGTGCCTCAGCATCCCGGGCGGCCTTTTCTCCAGCATCCTGAACCTTAGACCAGACGGTCATCCAGTGAATCCCCGGTACTAGAAAACCCATAACCCGGGCCGCGCGCCTGAAGGGCATCTCCGTGCCTAGCTCCAGGATCATACGGGTCATCCGCGGTGTCACCCGTTGGCGTTCAGGGATTCCCAAGGCTTCGTCCAGAAGGAACCGGTACGCGCCGGTCTTCTGGTTACGGTACAGTCGGCGCTTAACCGTAATCTCACCGAAGCTGGTGACCAGGGTCCGCGACCGCTGTCCCACGTTCTTGAGGGCTGGATCCCGCTTGCCGCTTAACTCAAGGTCAATGTGTGCCAGCGCCTCCTCCAGCATTTTGCCGCCTGCCTGTTGAACCAACCGCTGCACCCGCTCTTCCAACTCATCCACATTGCGCACCGACCTGAACACCTCAAAAATTCCCTTGGCCAGAAACAGGACTACCTCAAGCAGAAAGCGAATCTTGAACATGAGACCTCACTCCTTTGGCGGGGAGGGCTTCCCCTCAGGGGAAGCCGTTTTGAGGTCTCACTTCTATTTCCGACCTCACATCTCCTACTTAAACCTTACACTCACACCGAAGAATAAGCGTTGCGGCGGCGGTCAGTGGGAAAGCGCGTTACACACGCCGGCCGGACAACGGCGGTCCCGGACGTGGGCCAGGTATTCGTCCCAGAAATACTTCATGGTGGACAGCACGGGGTTAGCCGCCGTCTGGCCCAGCCCGCACAGGGAGGCGTCCCGGACGTCGTACGCCAACTCCTCGAGTTCCTGCAGGTCGTCCAGAGTCCCTTCGCCCTGAGTGATCCGCTCCAGAATGTCCACGACGTGCACCACGCCGACCCGGCAGAGTGTGCAGGCGCCGCAGGACTCGTGGGCCGCGAACTGCATGTAGAACTTGGCCAGGTCCACCATGCAGTCGGTGTTATCCAGGACGATCAGCCCCCCGGAACCCATAATGGTCCCGACGGCCTGGAGCGATTCGTAGTCGACCGGCACGTCTAAGAGTTCGGCGGGCACCGCGCCCCCGGAAGGTCCCCCGGTCTGCACGGCCTTGATCCGGCGCCCGGGCGGGGGCCCAGCCCCGATGTCATAAACGATGTCGGCCAGGCTGATGCCCATGGGCACTTCGATCAGCCCGGTGTTCTTGATCTGTCCGGCCAGCGAGAAAATCTTGGTGCCCTTGCTGCCTTCGGTGCCCATAGCGGCAAACCACTCCGGGCCGTTCCGGATGATCGCCGGAACATTGGCGAGGGTCTCGACATTGTTGATGATGGTCGGCTTGTCGTAAAGTCCCTTTTCCACCGGATAGGGAGGGCGGACCCGCGGCTCGCCCCTAAAACCCATGGCCGAACGCAATAGTGCCGTCTCCTCGCCGCACACGAAGGCCCCCGCCCCTAGGGCGATGTCGACGTCGAAGTCGAAATCGGAGCCCAGAATGCCCTTCCCCAGGAGGCCCAGTTTCTGCGCCTGGCGGATGGCGATTTCCAGGCGCTTCACCGCCAGAGGATATTCGGCCCGGACGTACACGTAGCCCTCTTGCGCCCCGACGGCGTAGCCCGCAATCAGCATGCCCTCGAGCACGGCGTGCGGGTTCCCCTCCAGGATGCTCCGGTCCATAAAGGCCCCGGGGTCGCCCTCGTCGGCGTTGCAGATGATGTATTTCTCCGGGCCTTCCTGGGCCGCGGCGAAAAACCACTTTTCCCCGGTCGGGAAGCCGGCCCCGCCCCGGCCGCGCAGGCCAGACCGCCGCACCGCGTCCACCACGTCCGCCGGACCGGCTCGTGAGCGGAGCACTTCGGCCAGCGCGAAATAGCCGTCCCGGGCGATGTATTCGTTTATGTCCTCCGGGTCGATCAGCCCGGAGTTGTCCAGCACTACCCGTTGCTGTTTCTCGAAAAAGGGAATCTCGTGCAGAAAGTTCCGGTTGCCCTCGCCGTTCATCGACCGGTAGAGCAGGTTTTGTACCAGCCGCCCGTCGCGCAGGTGGGTGCGGGCGATGTTGCCCGCCCCGTTCTCGTCAATATTGCAGTAGAGCACCGCGCCCGGATGGACGACAGCCACCGATCCGAGGCCGCAAAAGCCGTAGCACCCGGTTTTGACCACCCGCACGTCCAGGCCGAGGTTCTTGATTTCCCGCCGCAGCGCCTTGAAAAGCTGTTCGCCGCCGGACGACCGGCAGGCGGTGCTGGTGCAGACCAGGACCTGGGTGGGCGGGGCCAACCGCCCATCCTGGAGCCGTTCTTCAATTTGGGGGCGGTGCCGCTCTCTGATCTCTTGCAGGTCGCTGACGCTTATGCTCAACCGGGCTGACCTCCTCGTCCGGGCCTTCTTTTCGGTATCGGTCCACCAGCCGCGCCACGTCATACACGGAGAGGTGGCCGTGCACACTCTCGTTTACCGTCAGCAGCGGCGCCAGACTGCAGGCCCCGATGCAGCGGGTGGTCCGCAGTGTGAACAGGCCGTCCGCGGTGGTCTCGTCCGGCTCAACCCCCAGAAGCTCCCGGAACCGGTTCAGGATGTCCTGGGCGTTTTTCACGTAGCAGGCGGTGCCCATACACACCCGGACCACGTTTTTGCCCTGCGGGGCGGTGACGAATTGGGAATAGAAAGTGGCCACGCCGTGGACGTGCCCCACGGGCAGGCACATCTTCTCGGCCACGTGGGTCTGTACGTCGCGCGACAGGTACCCGAACAGCTCCTGGGCCTTGTAGAGCACCCGGATCAACCCGCCCGGCCTGTCGCCGTACCGTTCGATGATTTTGTCCAGCACCAGGTAGTTGCGTTCCTCCACGTTCATAGACCCTAGCTTTCCCCACTGCTGTTCCCGCAATGCGGGCCGGCGGGGCGGGTCGGTGGCGCCCGGAAACGGAGGCAGATATTACATGGCCTTCGGCCCCCGATTTCAGAAATATTGTGCGACCTGGGGCCGTAAGTATCTATTACAGGATACGACATAACTCTCGAAACCGGGAGGTGAAAGCCGGGTAGCAGCGGCCACTGAACAATCATCAACTCTGGTCAAACGGGGGCGTTCCTGGAAGCCCCCGATCATCCGGATAAGCATCCGGGTTGGCAACAGGAAACACGCGGGAGGGACCTTTCATCAAGGTCCCTCCTCCCTTTCCGCCGGTGTAAGGGTCAAAAAGGTGTTTGACACCTTTTAGGGTCTTTAGAAGTTAGGGTCCTGACCCCTTGTGCCGGCCCTTTTCTCAGGCAGCAAAGGGTGGCTTAGTGGGCCACCCTTGGGGTGTTTTCCTGTCGCCGGGACTCTAGTACGCCTCATGCTCCGCAGTCTTTGCACGCGGTCGGCAATCGGGAGATGGGTGCTGAAAAGTCTCATCACGCTGTTGCCCGAAAGCGGGTTGACGATGAACAGGTGGGAAGCGGTCGGGTTAACCGCCATGGGCACGCCCCAGGTGGAAACATCAAGCAGTTCCGTTTTTGTATGAGCCGGCGTCTGCGCGCCACCACCGTCTTTCAGCGGTCCCGGTTGCTTGTACTCCCGAATATTTCGTCCCTACGACTTTATCGGGCAGGAACCACCACATATGTGGAGAAAACCAGTATAAAACGGTTCGTCTCCTGGGACCGTTTTCGGTCACTCAAAGGAAAAACGGACCGTACCGGGCGACGTGTTCGCCAGTCTTAATCTGGGAGGAATACAATGTCAACGAAGTACGTCTACCGCTTTGAAGAAGGCAACGCCGGGATGAAGAACCTCTTGGGCGGGAAGGGGGCCAACCTGGCCGAAATGACCAACATTGGCCTGCCGGTGCCTCCGGGGTTCATCGTCACGACGGAGGCCTGCAAGGAGTTTTACCTGCAGGGACGCCGGTTGCCAGACGGTCTCATGGACGAAATCCGGGAGCACATCCGGCTACTCGAGCAAAAACTAGGGAAGGTCCTGGGGGACGAGCAGAATCCCCTGCTGGTTTCGGTCCGGTCCGGCGCCCCGGTTTCCATGCCCGGCATGATGGATACCGTCCTGAACCTGGGACTGAACGACCGCACCGTGGAGGGACTGGCCCGATCCACGGGCGACGAACGGTTCGCCCTCGACTGCTACCGGCGCTTCATCAACATGTTCGGCGACGTGGTCATGCACGTGGAGCACTACCAGTTCGAAAGTATTCTCCAAGCTCAGAAGGACCGGCGCGGGGTCCAGCACGACCACCAGTTGACCGCCGCCGACTGGCGGGAAGTCATCGCCCGCTACAAAAGCCTGATTGAAACGGAAATCCGGCGGCCCTTCCCCCAGGATCCCCTGGAACAGCTTACCATGGCGGTCCGGGCCGTCTTCGATTCCTGGTATAACGACCGGGCGGTGGTGTACCGCAAGATCCACCGGATTCCGGACGATCTGGGCACGGCGGTGAACATCCAGGCCATGGTGTTCGGGAACATGGGCGAGGACTCCGGTTCGGGCGTGGCCTTCACCCGGAACCCCTCCACCGGCGAGCGCGAGGTCTATGGCGAGTACCTCACGAACGCCCAGGGCGAGGACGTGGTGGGCGGCATCCGCACACCCAAACCGATCCAGGAACTGGCCGCGGACCTGCCGGAAGTGTACAGGCAGTTCCGGGACATCTGCGAACTTCTGGACCGGCACTACCGGGACATGCAGGACATCGAGTTCACCATCGAGCGGGGCCGCCTGTACATCCTCCAGACACGGAACGGCAAGCGGACCGCCCAGGCCGCCATCCGGATCGCCGTGGACATGGTCGATGAGGGCCTCATCTCCCGAGAAGAGGCGGTGGTCCGCGTCGAGCCCGAACAGCTTGACCACCTGCTTCACCGGCATATCGACCCGGAGGCCAAACTTGACGTGATCGCCACCGGCCTCCCGGCCTCACCCGGCTCGGCCGCCGGGAAGGCCGTCTTTGATGCCGATACGGCCGAGAAACTGGCCCAGGAAGGTGAAAAGGTGATCCTGGTCCGGAACGAGACCACCCCCGACGACATCCACGGCATCGTGGCCGCCCAGGGTATTCTGACCTCCCGGGGCGGAATGACCAGCCACGCCGCGGTGGTCGCCCGCGGGATGGGCAAGCCCTGCGTCTGCGGCTGCGAGGCGATCCGGATCAAGGGCCGGGAACCGGTGTTCACGGTGAACGACGTGACCGTCCGGCAGGGTGATTTGATCTCCATCGACGGCAGCACCGGCCGGGTGATCCTCGGCGCGGCGCCGATGCTCGACCCGGAACTGTCCCCGGAGTTTCAACGGCTGCTGGAGTGGGCGGACGAAATCCGGACCCTGGAGGTGCGCGGCAACGCAGACACCCCGGCGGACGCCGCCAAGGCCCGTGAGTTCGGCGCGGCCGGCATCGGGCTCTGCCGCACCGAGCACATGTTCATGGGTGCCGACCGGCTGCCCATTGTGCAGCAGATGATTCTGGCCGACGACGAGGATACCCGGCGGGCAGCCCTGGAAAAACTCCTGCCCATGCAACGGGAGGATTTCTACGGCATCCTGAAGGCCATGGACGGCCTGCCGGTCTGCATCCGGCTCCTGGATCCCCCGCTGCACGAGTTTTTGCCCGACATCGAGGAACTGCACGTGGACATCACCCGCCTGCAGTTCACCGCGGGCGACACCCCCGAACTGCGGGAGAAAGAGGAACTCCTGCGCAAGATCCGCGCCCTCTCGGAGTGCAACCCGATGCTGGGGCACCGGGGCTGCCGGCTGGGCATCACCTACCCCGAGGTTTACGCCATGCAGGCCCGAGCTGTCTTTCTGGCCACCGTCGACCTGCTCCGGGAGGGGCATCACCCGGTCCCCGAGGTGGAAATTCCCCTGGTCATTGACCGGAACGAATTCGTGTTCCTAAAACAACAGGTGGACCAGGCGGCGGCCGAGGTGCGGGCGGAGACGGGGGTCGAATTCGAGTACACCGTAGGCACAATGATCGAACTGCCCCGGGCGGCCCTCCTGGCCGACGAAATCGCGCGCGAGGCCGAGTTTTTCTCCTTCGGCACCAACGACCTGACTCAGACCACCCTCGGTTTTTCCCGGGATGACGCCGAGGGTAAGTTCCTGCACCGCTACCTGGAGTTGAAACTTTTGCCCGACAACCCCTTCGCCGTCCTCGACCGCAAGGGCGTCGGCAGGCTGATCGCCATGGGCATTGAACTGGGGCGTTCCACCCGTCCCGACCTTCTGGTCGGGATCTGTGGGGAGCACGGGGGTGAGCCCCGGTCCATCGAGTTTTGCCACCAGGTCGGTATGAACTACGTCAGCTGTTCCCCCTACCGGGTGCCGATCGCCCGCCTGGCCGCGGCGCAGGCCCGGGTGACCAACGACGGTCTAGTGGCAAAAGACTACGGCACCAAGTAACAGCGTCAGCAACACTCCCTTCCTGAAACATCGCCCCGCCAACCGTGCGGGGTTTTTTTCTTGGGTATCTGTGTTCCCAAAAAATGTGCCGTGCATATTTCTCAAAACTACACAAAAACTAGGAAGCGGAACCACTATGCTATGGGGGTGGCTGATCCAAAGTGCGCTCTGTCGAAGCGGCGGCAATCACCGAGGTCGTGGCCAGGCTCTGCGAGGAAGCCAGTTTTGTCCTGGAAGAAAGCGTGCACTCCGCCTTTCAGAAAGCATACGCGGCGGAAATATCACCGCTTGGAAAGGACGCGCTGGCCCAGATACTGGCCAACGCCGCCCTCGCCGCGGAAAACAAACTGCCCATCTGCCAGGATACGGGCATCATGCTCGTTCTCGTCGATCTCGGACAGGAGGTGCACGTGAGCGGGGGCAGCCTGTACGCGGCTATCAACCAGGGGGTGCGGGACGCTTCCAGGAGAAGCTACCTGCGCAAATCGATCGTCAACGATCCCATCGAGCGGACCAACACCAAGGACAACACTCCGGCCGTGATTCACTGCCGGATTGTGGACGGCGACAGAATAAAGATCTCGCTCATGCCCAAAAGCGCCGGCAGCGAAAACGTGAGTACGGTCAAGGTGCTCAATACGGCCGATGGGTGGGAAGGAATCAAGAGATTCGTTCTGGAAACGGTCGATCAGGCCGGCCCTAATCCGTGCCCCCCGGTGATCGTCGGGGTCGGAATGGGCGGAACTATGGAAAAAGCGGCGCTATTGGCCAAAGAAGCCCTGTTTCGACCGGTGGAGCAGAAGCATCCCCTGGAAACGATAGCGTACCTGGAAAGCGAACTGCTGGATGCCATCAACGGGTTGGGCATTGGGCCGATGGGACGCGGGGGCAGGACTACGGCTTTGGCCGTACACGTCGAAGTTTTTCCGACCCACATGTCCTCCCTGCCGGTGGCGGTCAACCTGCTGTGCTGCGCCGCGCGCTACAAAACCATGGAGATCTAGCCCCGGTGTTTTCTCGGCTATTGGAGGGCGGCAAGTGTACAAGAAACAGATCAACACGCCTTTGACCGATGAGGTGATCGCCGACCTGCACGTCGGCGACCACGTGTCCCTGAACGGAAAACTGTACACGGTGGGAGACGCGGCCCACAAGAGTCTCGTCCAATACATCGGCCAAGGAAAGCAGCTGCCTTTTAGCCTGGCGAACCAGGTCATCTACTACGCCGTGGCCACGCCCCCGCCCCCGGGACGCATTGTGGGTTCGGTCGGCCCCACGACGGCGACACGCATGGATTGCTACACCCCGACCCTGCTCGCCCAGGGTTTAAAGGGCGTTGTCGCCAAGGGCTACCGTTCCGCCGAGGTAACCCAGGCCATGCGGGAACACCGGGCCGTCTATTTCGGCGCCGTCTGCGGCGTGGCCGCCCTCCTCAGCCGGTACATAAAGAGTGTGCGCCTGGCGGCCTTCCCTGGGTTGGGCGCGGAGGCCGTCTACGAGTACACCGTGGCCGATTTTCCGGTAGTGGTCATCAACGATATCCACGGCGGGGATCTCCACCTGGAGGGCCGTAGAGTCTACGCGCTCAACCAGGCTACTTGAGAAACCCGGCGCCGGGCGCTGTCCTTACGCCAGTCCATGCGGGTGTCCGGCCCGGCGGGACGTTGCGGACTCACCGATCCGATGGTTGGAGGTGGCAGCAGAGATGGAAAAGCCGGAAGTCCTGGGCCGGAATCCCAAGGTTAACCTGTACCTGGAAGCCGCCGGAATGGTCAGCGGCCTCCTCCTGGTGGCCTTCCTGTGGGTCCACGCCTTCCTGGTGGCCACCGTCATTCCCGGCGCCGCCACCTTCGACGGTATGGCCCGATTCCTCGAGAAGTATTACCTTTCTTACGCGGGCATCGGTCTGGGACTCCTGATCGGCCTGGTCCATGTGGCCGGCGTGGCCCGCAGGATTCCGGCCAGTTACCGGGAACAGCGCGCGGTGTGGCGGGTGGCCGGAAGGATGCGGCACACCGACACCTACATCTGGGCCTTTCAGGTGGTCACCGGACTGGTCATCCTCGTTGCGGCCGCCATCCACATCTGGGTCGTGCTTGCCGACTGGCCCCTCCAGGCGGCGAAGAGCGCCCTCCGTGTCCAGACGGACTATCTCGCCTTCTACCTCATTCTTTTGCTGGTCGCGGAATACCACGCCGCTGCCGGCATCTACCGCCAGTTGGTCAAGTGGGCCCGGTTCCGGCGCCGGTCCCTGGCGTTCGCCGTGGGCACGGCCACGGCCTTCATCCTGTCCGTCAACCTGGCGGCCTTGTGGGCGCTTTTCCATCTGGGGGCCGTTCGGTGAGCCCCAGCCGCACCCACATCACCGACGTCCTGGTTCTGGGAGCCGGGTTGGCGGGCGAACGCACGGCCATTGAAGCCGCCGCCCGGGGACTGGAAGTGGTCATCCTCAGCCTGGTGCCGCCCAGGCGCTCCCACAGCACGGTGGCGCAGGGGGGGCTGCAGGCCGCCCTGGGGAACTCTGTCATGAGCCATGGAGACAGCCCGGACATTCACTTTGCGGACACAGTGAGGGGGGCCGACTGGGGTTGCGATCAGCACGTGGTCCGCCTGTTCGTGAACACGGCGCCGGCAGCCGTGCGCCAAATGGCGCGTTGGGGTGTGCCGTGGAGCCGCATTACGGCCGGCGAACGCCGGTTGCCCGACCTCAGCGTGGTTGAAGAACCGGAAGCCGGTGCCGGGCTTATCAACGCCAGAAAGTTCGGCGGCACCACCAAGTGGCGAACCTGCTACGCCGCCGACGGCACCGGGCACGCCCTGCAGTACGCCCTCGACGGGATGGTGCTCAGCATGGGCATCACCGTTCACGACCGTACGGAAGCGATCGCGCTCATCCATGACGGCAAGAAGTGTCTCGGCGCCGTCGCCCGGTGTCTGCGCACCGGTGACTTCAGGGCCTACCTGGCCAAAGCCACCGTCATTGCCACCGGCGGCTGCGGGCGCCTTTACAGCTTGTCTACAAACTCCGTGATCAACGAAGGTACGGGCCTTTCCTTGGCGCTGGACACCGGCCTGACCTGTTTGGGTAACATGGAGGCTGTGCAGTTTCATCCCAAGACACTGCCGCCAACCTGGATCCCGGTCAGCGAGGGAGGCGGCGGCTACTTGCTGGACCGCAACCTGGATTACTTTATGCCCTACTATCAGCCGAAGAACAACGAACAGCCGTACCGGGACGTGACGGCCCGCCGCATGCAGGAGCGCATTCGCGCGGGCCTGGGAGTGGAAAGTCCCCACGGGCCGCACCTTTGGCTGGACGTTCGTCATCTGGGGGCAGACCACATCGAACGGCATCTCCGGAGTCTGGCGGCTTTCTGCCGGGACTTCGCGGGGATTGATCCCGCCAGGGAACTGATTCCGGTGCGTCCCGTCCAGCATTACATCATGGGTGGGGTGAGAACGAACATCGACGGGGCGGCTTACGGGCTGAAAGGACTGTTCGCCGTGGGGGAGGCGGCGTGCTGGGATCTGCACGGGTTCAACCGCCTGGGCGGCAATTCTCTGGCCGAGACCATTGTGGCCGGCACGGTCGTCGGAAAAAAGGTTGCCGAGTTTGCCCTAGGAGAGGCTCTTCACTACTCGTCCGCCTTGGTCGCGGAACACCTGGCGGCACAGGAAGACCGCGTCCGGCGCCTTATCGCGGGTAACAACGGCGGCGAAAATGTCTACGCACTCAAGAAACAAATGGGACGGATCTTGACGGAACACGTAGGTATTTTCCGGAACGGCTCCGGGCTGAAGACGGCGGTGGCTGCACTCGGGGAGTTGCACCAGCGCGCGCGGAGGGTGGGACTGGTTTCCAGCGGGCGCGGGGCCGTTCCCGAACTGGGTGCCGCCCTCCGGCTTCCCGGCATGGTCCGCCTGGCCCTGTGCATCGCCTGCGGCGCCCTTGCTCGGACTGAAAGCAGGGGCAGTCACTTCAGGGAAGACCACCCAAACCGCGACGATGTCAATTGGTTGTGCCGCACTCTGGCCTACTGGCCGCCCGGAGCCGAAATGCCTGAGCTTAAATACGAACCGGTGCAGATCACCGAACTGAACCCCGGAAAACGCGCCACCCCCGCGTAGCCGGTCAAGGAGGGAAGATATGGGCCGCCGCCTGACTTTCGACATCTTCCGCTACCATCCGTTTGCAGCCGGAACGGAACCCCGAACGCAAACCTTTCACTTGCGCGAAACGCCGGGAATGAACATCTATGCCGCATTGACCAGAATCCGGGAAGAACAGGACCCCTCCCTGATGTTCGACTTTGTCTGCCGGATGGCGCTCTGCGGTTCCTGCGGCATGGTGATCAACGGGCGGCCCCGATTGGCCTGCAAGACTTTTACCAGCCATCTGCCCGACAGAATCACGTTGTTCCCGTTGCCCGTCTTTCAGCTCGTCGGGGATCTGTCCGTGGATACCGGGGAGTGGTTCCGGCACGTTTCCCTGAAAACCGGGGCCTGGCTGCACACCTCCCGGGCCTTCGAGTCAGGCGTCCCCGAGGAGCGCATGGATAACGAAACGGCGCTCAAAATTTACGAGGCCGAACGGTGCATCGAGTGCGGCTGCTGCATTGCGGCCTGTGCAAAGGTTCACATCCAGCGAACCTTTATCGGGGCTGCGGGCATCAACCGTCTGGCTCGTTTCATGCTGGACCCGCGGGATGAGCGGAGCCAAGCACAGTACTTCGAGGTGCTGGGTTCGGGGGATGGGATCTTCGGTTGCATGGGCCTCATGGGCTGCGAGGATAACTGCCCCAAAGACCTGCCCCTGCAGCTCCAGCTGGCTTATGTCCGCCGGAAGATGGCCGCAGCCGGCTTTGGCCCGCGCGGGAACCGAAGGCAATAGTGGGGAAGAGCCGACCACCTACACCGAGGTCGGTTCTTCGTTCTTTTTTCTTTTCTTCTGGGCCTCCCATTCCCAGACCCGCCACGGGAAGCGCTGCTCCACCGCCAGGCGCGTTTCGAGTAACTCCGCCAGCGTCGTCGCGTCCAGGTAGCGGGTCAGCGTGCCGTTTTCCGCCAGGGAAACGGTTCCGGTTTCCTCCGAAACGATCACCACCAGGGCGTCGGTCAACTTACTGAGCCCGATTCCAGCCCGGTGGCGGGTCCCCAATTCCCGGGCCAATCTTTCATCGAGGCTCAGGGGCAGGTAACAGCCGGCCGCCACTACCCGGTTGCCCTTGATGATCACCGCACCGTCGTGCAAGGGGGTGTTTTTGGCAAACAGTTGGAGCAAGAGAAGCCGGGAGACCAGGGCGTCCAGGGGGGTGCCCGTCTGCACGTATTCTTTCAGCCCCGTTTCCCGCTCGATCACGATCAGCGCGCCCACACGATCGCGCGACATGGTTTCCACGGCGGCCGCGATTTCGCCCACCAGCGCCTTAAGCGGGAAGTTACCCGCCACCAACCGGCTGAACGGGCGGCCCCGGCCCAGTTTGTCCAGCAACAGGCGCAGTTCCGGCCAGAAAATTACCGGCAGGGCCACGAAGGCCATCGTCCAGATTTTCTCCAGGGTCCAGGACAAGAGCGGCAGCTTCAGCACCTGGGCGACCACGGTGAGCCCGGCCAGGACCACCAGGCCTTTGATCAGCCGGACGGCCTGGGTGCCCCGGACCAGGGTGAAGATCTTATAGGCGATTAGCAGGATCAGCAAGCCGTCCAGCACGTAGGCCGCCAGCGGAGGCAGTTCGATCGGCGGGATGAACTCACCCCCCCAAGTGATTCTTCGTGTTGTGAGAATTCGACAAGAGAAGGCCGTTTCCTCCCCGTTTCGGGTCCGCCGCGATAAAGACTGACAGTCAGTTTGTACTCATAAGATGTAAGATATAAAAGATTTTTCACCTCTACGGATTAGGAAACAATTGACATCACAGGCCCTTCTTGTTACTATGACAACAAGAGTGAATAGGTTTCCCCTGTCCGGGCGCTTTTAGCACAAAACCCCTCGTGCCGTAGCAGCAATACCCTTAACACCGGTGATCGCACACTCCACACCAGTCGACCCAGAAGAACGGACAAACGACCTCGCGTAGGGTGCAGTTAGAGCAAAGAAGGGCGGTGGGACCACGAACCGTATGCTTGAGCTTCCCGATAGTCCTTA is drawn from Candidatus Desulforudis audaxviator MP104C and contains these coding sequences:
- a CDS encoding fumarate reductase cytochrome b subunit, producing MEKPEVLGRNPKVNLYLEAAGMVSGLLLVAFLWVHAFLVATVIPGAATFDGMARFLEKYYLSYAGIGLGLLIGLVHVAGVARRIPASYREQRAVWRVAGRMRHTDTYIWAFQVVTGLVILVAAAIHIWVVLADWPLQAAKSALRVQTDYLAFYLILLLVAEYHAAAGIYRQLVKWARFRRRSLAFAVGTATAFILSVNLAALWALFHLGAVR
- a CDS encoding fumarate reductase iron-sulfur subunit, giving the protein MGRRLTFDIFRYHPFAAGTEPRTQTFHLRETPGMNIYAALTRIREEQDPSLMFDFVCRMALCGSCGMVINGRPRLACKTFTSHLPDRITLFPLPVFQLVGDLSVDTGEWFRHVSLKTGAWLHTSRAFESGVPEERMDNETALKIYEAERCIECGCCIAACAKVHIQRTFIGAAGINRLARFMLDPRDERSQAQYFEVLGSGDGIFGCMGLMGCEDNCPKDLPLQLQLAYVRRKMAAAGFGPRGNRRQ
- a CDS encoding fumarate reductase flavoprotein subunit; the encoded protein is MSPSRTHITDVLVLGAGLAGERTAIEAAARGLEVVILSLVPPRRSHSTVAQGGLQAALGNSVMSHGDSPDIHFADTVRGADWGCDQHVVRLFVNTAPAAVRQMARWGVPWSRITAGERRLPDLSVVEEPEAGAGLINARKFGGTTKWRTCYAADGTGHALQYALDGMVLSMGITVHDRTEAIALIHDGKKCLGAVARCLRTGDFRAYLAKATVIATGGCGRLYSLSTNSVINEGTGLSLALDTGLTCLGNMEAVQFHPKTLPPTWIPVSEGGGGYLLDRNLDYFMPYYQPKNNEQPYRDVTARRMQERIRAGLGVESPHGPHLWLDVRHLGADHIERHLRSLAAFCRDFAGIDPARELIPVRPVQHYIMGGVRTNIDGAAYGLKGLFAVGEAACWDLHGFNRLGGNSLAETIVAGTVVGKKVAEFALGEALHYSSALVAEHLAAQEDRVRRLIAGNNGGENVYALKKQMGRILTEHVGIFRNGSGLKTAVAALGELHQRARRVGLVSSGRGAVPELGAALRLPGMVRLALCIACGALARTESRGSHFREDHPNRDDVNWLCRTLAYWPPGAEMPELKYEPVQITELNPGKRATPA
- the cdaA gene encoding diadenylate cyclase CdaA, translated to MLTTRRITWGGEFIPPIELPPLAAYVLDGLLILLIAYKIFTLVRGTQAVRLIKGLVVLAGLTVVAQVLKLPLLSWTLEKIWTMAFVALPVIFWPELRLLLDKLGRGRPFSRLVAGNFPLKALVGEIAAAVETMSRDRVGALIVIERETGLKEYVQTGTPLDALVSRLLLLQLFAKNTPLHDGAVIIKGNRVVAAGCYLPLSLDERLARELGTRHRAGIGLSKLTDALVVIVSEETGTVSLAENGTLTRYLDATTLAELLETRLAVEQRFPWRVWEWEAQKKRKKNEEPTSV
- a CDS encoding FumA C-terminus/TtdB family hydratase beta subunit translates to MYKKQINTPLTDEVIADLHVGDHVSLNGKLYTVGDAAHKSLVQYIGQGKQLPFSLANQVIYYAVATPPPPGRIVGSVGPTTATRMDCYTPTLLAQGLKGVVAKGYRSAEVTQAMREHRAVYFGAVCGVAALLSRYIKSVRLAAFPGLGAEAVYEYTVADFPVVVINDIHGGDLHLEGRRVYALNQAT